In the Leptotrichia sp. oral taxon 223 genome, AGAGTTGTTTTACCCAGTCATAACGATAGCGTTTAATCACAAAAATCAGCGACAGACAAACAATACCGGAAATGATACAGCTTAAAGCAAGGTAGAGAGTATTGATTTCACTTGCCTTTGGTAAATGAAACTCCTGCCGGTTTATCTCTAAGATAGTTTTGGCATGAAACAGGGCGACTACAAGAATAAACACTGGCAGGAGTATAGATATGGCTGTATGAAATACCAAATCTTTATCACTTGGGCGAATCCGTTTACCGGAAAAAAGCCACCGTTTCATGTGCGTATTTCTCCTTTCGATTTTTTCTCTTTATCTTATTTTTCAATAACAGGCTCTTTTTTAGGAGCTTCTTTTTTAAAATTTCCCGTATTCTTTGCCGGTACAATATCATCTGCCTTGATATACCAGTCCACCTCTGCACCCTGAAAAGTTGCGGTTGCTACTGTATCGGCAACCGGATTGACAAGCTCTACATGTGCGTTATAGTCAAAGTTTTTTAGCGGAACACTTGCTGGAATGCTTACCTGAATCATTCGTCCCTGTCCT is a window encoding:
- a CDS encoding YdcP family protein; this translates as MRLANGIVLEKEATFGELKFSALRREVRIQKEDGTLSEEIKERTYDLKSKGQGRMIQVSIPASVPLKNFDYNAHVELVNPVADTVATATFQGAEVDWYIKADDIVPAKNTGNFKKEAPKKEPVIEK